In a single window of the Paenibacillus sp. MMS20-IR301 genome:
- a CDS encoding DUF3732 domain-containing protein, whose amino-acid sequence MRFVIKEIVLWLKNNKVRIIEFEENKINVITGDSGTGKSVIIDIIDYCFFASKTKIPQEKINENISWYGLKFYINDKEYLIARGALTENRKVSSMYYFSPIGEVPQEPFQNISDTELKNVIEKEFSIDSNVVIPYSGRNLKAGSKISLRYFFMFNTQSGDTIDHSEVFFDKQNDEKYSEALHRIFDLATGIDSVKNILIKEKISNLEKDIVRLERQKTAVEKEKNAFDANLREIVRKAKEFDLITNESRSLDNDVVNLKMIISNATSINTSDNLKQLEKLQKKKNELRFNIRSYSKFMDEYNNYIHLKSTTFESLKPLEYLNEKFGELIQHPDLSVLMDILDKEMRKIKNELTDKRPFDMNLVGDIKKLKSELESIQKEIDKLPIRKKSFNSEVEKFIFIGEIKAKLELYANGEQKDFSENDLQKKQEELDQLKSVLENEIVDRELVIRLLEELIQKYLIESSNALGIYEGYQPVFDYRKKVLQLKKPGSLVPSIVGSSSNHMFMHICFMLGLHELIIKQQAPFVPSFLILDQPSRPYYGEDRKRKDDKKSWSQIPQDDRTKITVAFTVLNDFITRINQEYNHSFQMIIFEHIPQTIWEEANLINVNLVDNEFKNGNALIPESMI is encoded by the coding sequence ATGAGATTTGTGATTAAGGAAATTGTCCTTTGGCTCAAAAATAATAAAGTCCGTATTATTGAGTTTGAAGAAAACAAAATAAATGTAATAACTGGAGACAGTGGAACTGGTAAATCAGTTATTATCGATATTATTGACTACTGTTTTTTTGCAAGTAAAACTAAAATTCCCCAAGAAAAAATTAATGAGAACATTTCTTGGTATGGACTAAAATTTTATATCAATGATAAAGAGTATCTTATCGCAAGAGGCGCCTTAACTGAGAACAGAAAAGTGAGTTCTATGTACTACTTTTCACCGATAGGAGAAGTGCCACAGGAACCTTTTCAGAACATATCTGATACAGAATTAAAAAATGTAATTGAGAAAGAATTTAGTATCGATAGTAATGTTGTGATTCCTTATAGTGGTAGAAATCTTAAGGCCGGAAGTAAAATATCACTTAGATATTTTTTTATGTTTAACACTCAATCGGGGGATACAATTGATCATAGCGAAGTGTTTTTTGATAAACAAAATGATGAAAAATACTCTGAAGCATTACATAGAATCTTTGACCTTGCAACTGGTATAGATTCAGTAAAAAACATATTAATTAAAGAAAAAATATCTAATTTGGAAAAAGATATTGTTAGATTAGAACGACAAAAGACTGCAGTTGAAAAAGAAAAAAATGCATTTGATGCAAATTTAAGAGAGATTGTAAGAAAGGCAAAAGAATTCGATTTAATTACAAATGAATCCCGCTCATTAGATAATGATGTTGTAAATTTGAAAATGATTATCTCTAATGCAACTTCGATTAATACATCAGATAATCTAAAACAACTAGAAAAATTACAAAAGAAGAAAAACGAATTAAGATTTAATATAAGAAGTTACAGTAAATTTATGGACGAATATAACAATTATATACATCTTAAATCGACTACTTTTGAAAGCTTGAAGCCCTTAGAGTATCTAAATGAAAAGTTTGGTGAACTCATTCAACATCCTGATTTGTCGGTTTTAATGGATATTTTGGATAAAGAAATGAGAAAAATTAAAAATGAACTTACAGACAAAAGACCTTTTGATATGAATTTGGTTGGAGATATAAAAAAACTGAAGAGTGAACTGGAAAGTATTCAAAAGGAAATAGACAAACTGCCAATAAGAAAAAAATCTTTTAATTCTGAAGTTGAAAAATTTATATTCATTGGGGAAATTAAAGCTAAATTGGAGCTATACGCCAATGGTGAACAAAAAGATTTTAGCGAGAATGATTTACAAAAAAAACAAGAAGAACTCGATCAATTAAAATCTGTGCTAGAGAATGAAATTGTTGATAGGGAATTAGTTATTAGATTATTAGAGGAATTAATTCAAAAATATTTAATAGAGTCGTCTAATGCTCTTGGAATATATGAAGGTTACCAACCAGTATTTGATTATAGAAAAAAAGTGTTGCAATTAAAAAAGCCAGGGTCTCTTGTACCTTCAATTGTGGGTAGCAGTTCCAATCACATGTTTATGCATATTTGTTTCATGCTTGGATTACATGAACTAATAATAAAGCAACAAGCGCCATTTGTGCCGAGTTTCTTAATCCTAGATCAGCCTAGCCGACCTTACTACGGTGAGGACAGAAAAAGAAAAGATGATAAGAAGTCGTGGTCGCAAATACCACAAGACGATAGAACCAAAATCACAGTTGCATTTACTGTCCTGAATGATTTTATTACACGTATTAACCAAGAGTATAATCATTCTTTTCAAATGATTATTTTTGAGCATATACCTCAAACTATATGGGAAGAAGCAAATTTAATAAATGTCAACTTGGTTGATAACGAGTTTAAAAATGGAAATGCGTTAATACCGGAATCAATGATTTGA
- a CDS encoding JAB domain-containing protein, with translation MCAHNHPSGDPEPSIEDVNLTKRLIAAGEIIGIEVLDHVIIGGNRYYSSKEHGLI, from the coding sequence ATTTGCGCTCACAACCATCCGAGCGGTGACCCGGAGCCGTCAATTGAAGACGTGAATCTGACGAAACGCCTCATAGCTGCTGGGGAAATCATAGGAATAGAAGTCCTTGATCATGTAATTATTGGCGGAAATCGGTACTACAGTTCGAAAGAGCACGGCTTGATATAA
- a CDS encoding JAB domain-containing protein, translated as MNQELKNLVLESLRERQDSYAIKELFEKFPTATELVTATEKQLQSVKGNGKGKARQITAMLKLAKALTYPEQTNNSIRSPKDVYNLLEPELRFEQKEHFICLFLNTKNRLIFKEVISIGSLNAAIVHPREVFIPCSNQTL; from the coding sequence ATGAATCAAGAACTAAAGAATTTGGTATTAGAATCATTAAGAGAAAGACAAGATAGTTATGCAATCAAAGAATTATTTGAAAAATTCCCTACAGCAACAGAATTAGTAACCGCAACAGAAAAACAATTACAATCTGTAAAAGGTAACGGAAAAGGTAAGGCACGGCAAATTACAGCTATGCTTAAACTTGCAAAAGCACTCACCTACCCTGAGCAGACTAACAATTCTATTCGAAGTCCCAAAGACGTATATAATCTCCTCGAACCCGAACTCCGCTTTGAACAGAAAGAACACTTCATTTGTCTATTCCTCAATACCAAGAACCGCCTCATCTTCAAAGAAGTCATCTCCATAGGCTCTCTGAACGCCGCCATCGTTCATCCCAGAGAAGTATTCATTCCATGCAGCAATCAAACGCTGTAG
- a CDS encoding TetR/AcrR family transcriptional regulator: MPPKAEITREQVSHTAFELTRQEGFELLTARNIALKLKCSTQPVYRLYRSMDEVKEEVYKQAVDFALTEIQSYNNEKNEPAMNLAAGCLLFAQSEKQLFRLLFLSDYSSEFTRNNEDSITEVFYQTFLQLDPQLSTMNTSKAQELFRKLSAYWLGIGVMINMDYHELTIDEAIVMLEEMYHFLKHSTQIRD; this comes from the coding sequence ATGCCGCCAAAAGCAGAGATTACCAGAGAACAGGTTTCTCATACGGCTTTTGAATTGACCAGGCAAGAAGGCTTTGAGCTGCTGACAGCCAGAAATATTGCCCTGAAGCTAAAATGCTCTACTCAACCCGTATACCGGCTGTACAGGAGCATGGACGAGGTCAAAGAGGAGGTTTATAAACAAGCTGTTGACTTTGCTTTAACAGAGATCCAAAGCTACAACAATGAGAAGAATGAGCCTGCTATGAACCTGGCTGCGGGCTGTCTGCTGTTTGCCCAATCAGAGAAGCAGCTTTTCCGGTTATTATTTCTGTCTGATTACAGTAGTGAGTTCACCAGGAATAATGAGGACAGCATCACAGAAGTGTTTTATCAGACGTTCTTACAGCTCGATCCCCAGTTAAGCACGATGAACACCAGCAAGGCTCAGGAGCTGTTCAGGAAGCTTTCAGCCTATTGGCTTGGAATAGGAGTCATGATTAATATGGATTACCATGAATTAACCATTGACGAGGCGATAGTTATGCTGGAAGAAATGTATCACTTTCTTAAGCACAGTACACAGATCAGAGACTAG
- a CDS encoding three component ABC system middle component, protein MIPQSDLYNNEIICAISIYSVLQHLKYISISKALLIFPIVSHQGSLDFLKNNNTTIRSLEEFIIKKPSYFSNYNERYYSFLTLSINSLLFLKEIRLIQIQDSQIILNEQESLKLEKDTVGQRALNIAEAAPKLATILTDNERNLYLQLRVKL, encoded by the coding sequence ATGATCCCACAAAGTGACCTATATAACAATGAAATTATTTGTGCGATATCTATTTATTCAGTTCTTCAACATTTAAAATATATAAGTATCTCAAAGGCGCTATTAATATTCCCGATTGTTTCTCACCAAGGATCTTTAGATTTTCTGAAAAATAATAATACAACAATAAGAAGTCTTGAAGAGTTTATCATTAAAAAACCAAGCTATTTCTCAAATTATAACGAAAGATATTATTCGTTTTTAACTTTATCGATTAACTCTTTATTATTTCTTAAAGAAATTCGTTTAATACAAATACAAGATTCTCAGATAATTTTAAATGAACAAGAATCGCTTAAGTTAGAAAAAGATACGGTAGGACAAAGAGCTTTAAATATAGCAGAGGCCGCACCGAAACTCGCAACAATTCTTACAGATAATGAAAGAAATTTATATTTACAACTGAGGGTGAAACTATGA
- a CDS encoding helix-turn-helix transcriptional regulator: MNNIEFIGESIRILRTGKGQSQEQLALNAGVNTSYIGQIERGEKNPTIKTLEKIALALEVTLLDLLLHSNPTNRA; the protein is encoded by the coding sequence TTGAACAACATCGAATTTATCGGAGAAAGCATCCGAATTCTGCGTACTGGTAAAGGACAGAGCCAGGAACAACTGGCTTTGAATGCAGGAGTAAACACATCCTACATAGGCCAGATCGAACGTGGAGAGAAGAATCCAACGATAAAAACTTTGGAGAAAATAGCGCTAGCTCTCGAAGTAACCTTACTTGATTTACTTTTACACTCAAATCCTACGAATAGAGCGTGA
- a CDS encoding ABC-three component system protein codes for MSTFQDKTTADNKSIGFDYQYYYFLYRLLGLEEGEEIGIEVKDDVHINLSDGQMVLLQLKHTVQTNTSGKIVNLSERDGDLWKSLYNWATIINDPLDGRNSWNDQSNFIKKTTFIIVSNKADNDNNAFLQKVKDFKLNKTSIQDFKSYLDNLIKGTTDTTLNKYMKQIENQSNRWLIEFLKKLEFELDQDDLITKIKSRIKSKQVKESKIDDVFEAVDSNIRKRNYINIKSKVKNIITFEEFYRNYHVLFDKGRNDKLPINNDPVHFDKPIDDQLFIIQLKEIYAINNNATAEKLRLASHMLRTDNHISEWLKKGFIVKEQLEHFEQDCVTKWKNTYDEAHREINLDIMLNVSTPTEKEIALAGQKCLDEIRKKELIIDETPLDTELSNGQYYLLSNKPIIGWRFDWEEKYKKNDPTK; via the coding sequence TTGAGTACTTTTCAAGATAAAACAACCGCTGATAATAAATCAATAGGTTTTGATTATCAATATTACTATTTCTTATACCGACTTTTAGGACTTGAAGAAGGTGAGGAAATAGGTATCGAAGTAAAGGATGATGTTCATATTAATTTATCGGATGGTCAGATGGTATTACTTCAATTAAAACATACAGTTCAAACAAATACTTCCGGCAAAATAGTTAATCTTTCAGAGCGAGATGGTGACTTGTGGAAAAGTCTTTATAATTGGGCGACAATTATTAATGATCCCCTTGATGGAAGAAATAGTTGGAATGATCAATCGAATTTCATAAAAAAAACCACTTTTATCATAGTATCGAATAAAGCAGATAATGATAATAATGCTTTTCTTCAAAAAGTTAAAGATTTCAAACTTAATAAAACAAGTATACAAGATTTTAAAAGTTATTTAGATAATTTAATAAAAGGGACAACTGATACAACACTCAATAAATATATGAAACAAATCGAAAACCAATCCAATCGATGGCTTATAGAGTTTTTGAAAAAACTTGAGTTTGAGCTAGACCAAGATGATCTTATTACTAAGATCAAAAGTAGAATTAAATCAAAGCAAGTAAAGGAATCGAAGATAGATGATGTTTTTGAAGCAGTTGATAGTAACATAAGAAAACGTAATTATATAAATATAAAATCAAAAGTTAAAAATATCATAACATTTGAAGAATTTTATCGTAATTATCATGTATTGTTTGATAAAGGAAGAAATGATAAATTGCCGATAAATAATGATCCAGTTCATTTTGATAAGCCAATTGATGATCAACTCTTTATTATCCAATTAAAAGAAATCTACGCAATAAATAATAACGCTACTGCTGAAAAATTGCGTCTGGCAAGCCATATGCTGCGAACTGATAATCATATATCTGAATGGTTAAAAAAAGGGTTTATTGTTAAAGAACAACTTGAGCATTTTGAGCAAGATTGTGTTACGAAGTGGAAAAACACTTATGATGAAGCGCATAGAGAAATCAATTTAGATATTATGTTAAATGTGTCAACTCCAACAGAAAAAGAAATAGCTCTTGCAGGGCAAAAATGCCTAGATGAGATAAGAAAAAAGGAACTAATAATCGATGAAACTCCTTTAGATACTGAGTTAAGCAATGGACAATACTATCTATTGTCAAACAAGCCGATTATCGGCTGGCGATTCGATTGGGAGGAGAAATATAAAAAAAATGATCCCACAAAGTGA